The following proteins are encoded in a genomic region of Ferrimicrobium sp.:
- a CDS encoding formate dehydrogenase accessory sulfurtransferase FdhD has translation MPLAHAIETRRVIKYQDGAISVSVDSLIQEEPLVIDVEWPGNAATHFTTTMRTPGDDFALAVGLLATEAAVTSQDVRQTRYCVGPGNTQDYNKVTVTLRNAVELTTSPVRPVSCGWCGAEDLVARLEPRSSLVAQPSYGFDQIARLFIEFDQRQRNFHSTGASHAALLQPRNGEAILGEDVGRHNALDKAIGHSILDGVPLDGGIALLSGRAGSDLILKASSVGLTHVASVSAPTALAVKIANQAGITLLGFVRPGRFNLYSHAEGITETYEATRVLR, from the coding sequence GTGCCCCTAGCTCATGCGATAGAGACGCGCCGCGTCATCAAGTATCAAGACGGCGCGATCAGCGTATCTGTCGATTCGTTGATTCAAGAGGAACCGCTGGTGATCGATGTTGAATGGCCCGGAAATGCCGCCACACACTTCACGACCACGATGCGGACACCCGGCGATGACTTTGCGCTTGCCGTTGGCCTCCTCGCCACCGAGGCAGCGGTCACCAGCCAAGACGTCCGCCAAACTCGCTACTGTGTCGGGCCCGGCAATACGCAAGACTATAACAAAGTCACCGTTACACTACGCAACGCGGTGGAGCTAACGACCTCGCCTGTACGGCCTGTATCGTGTGGCTGGTGTGGCGCCGAGGATCTCGTGGCCCGTCTTGAACCACGTAGCTCCCTTGTCGCTCAACCTTCCTACGGTTTTGACCAGATCGCCCGCCTCTTCATCGAGTTCGACCAACGGCAACGGAACTTCCACTCCACTGGCGCCTCGCACGCCGCGCTGTTGCAGCCTCGTAACGGCGAGGCAATCCTCGGGGAGGACGTGGGACGCCATAACGCACTGGACAAGGCGATTGGCCATTCCATCCTCGATGGAGTGCCACTCGATGGTGGCATAGCACTTCTGTCAGGGAGAGCTGGATCGGACCTCATTTTGAAGGCCTCAAGCGTCGGTCTCACCCACGTCGCCTCAGTTTCGGCTCCTACCGCGCTGGCAGTCAAAATCGCAAACCAGGCAGGCATCACACTCTTAGGGTTTGTCCGACCAGGTCGTTTCAACCTCTACAGCCACGCCGAAGGCATCACCGAAACCTACGAAGCCACCCGCGTCCTGCGCTGA
- a CDS encoding WhiB family transcriptional regulator: MESAKLATWDYEAWRSNAKCRDTDPGWFFPVGVTGDAEIQIRRVKEFCALCPVSLECLEFALRTNQEYGIWGGKDEEERRMIRRIRRVQRRTRVAS; encoded by the coding sequence ATGGAGTCAGCGAAGTTAGCGACCTGGGATTATGAGGCGTGGCGCAGTAATGCAAAGTGTCGAGATACTGACCCCGGATGGTTCTTCCCGGTGGGAGTCACTGGTGATGCGGAGATCCAAATTCGCCGTGTCAAGGAGTTTTGCGCGTTATGTCCGGTTTCACTGGAGTGTCTAGAGTTTGCCCTCCGTACGAATCAAGAGTATGGCATCTGGGGTGGCAAGGATGAGGAGGAGCGACGCATGATTCGTCGCATTCGCCGCGTTCAGCGCAGGACGCGGGTGGCTTCGTAG
- a CDS encoding alpha/beta hydrolase: MPNSTMTATEVEVIFLHGQPGQKEDFAPVYRWMDHRWPVVSLDRPGWGANPLGVIGIEANASWVLDQLKTSRVVLIGHSLGATIAVRAAQLEPERVKGLVLVAPPITQSSLVAVDRLLAARFLGAMTSALIAGVSLGPARRSQFGRTRRSFLAEQRHLLDELRLVESELRNVRCPSVVVAGLRDRVVPLAAMVHAADRLPQATLMVSPNAGHDVLQSAPILLAQVVRSMLWRLHTHEEAGSDERGLWRE; encoded by the coding sequence ATGCCGAACTCCACCATGACGGCAACTGAAGTGGAGGTGATTTTTCTCCACGGACAGCCGGGCCAAAAGGAGGACTTTGCCCCGGTCTATCGATGGATGGATCATCGTTGGCCAGTAGTGAGTCTCGATCGCCCCGGCTGGGGTGCAAATCCACTTGGCGTGATCGGGATTGAGGCGAACGCCTCGTGGGTCTTGGACCAGCTGAAGACCTCCAGGGTTGTCCTGATCGGGCACTCGCTGGGGGCTACTATCGCGGTGCGTGCGGCGCAGCTGGAGCCCGAGCGAGTGAAGGGGCTTGTGCTCGTCGCCCCACCGATCACACAAAGCTCCCTGGTCGCCGTCGATCGTCTCCTAGCGGCGCGCTTTCTGGGAGCGATGACATCTGCCCTCATTGCTGGGGTCAGCCTTGGCCCCGCGCGCCGCTCCCAGTTTGGGCGTACGAGAAGGAGTTTCCTGGCTGAACAGCGCCATCTCCTCGACGAGCTGCGTCTCGTGGAGAGCGAGCTACGCAATGTTCGCTGTCCTTCGGTGGTGGTCGCTGGCCTGCGTGATCGCGTCGTGCCGTTGGCCGCAATGGTACACGCCGCTGATCGTCTCCCGCAGGCCACCTTGATGGTGTCTCCAAACGCTGGCCATGATGTGCTCCAGTCAGCGCCTATTCTGCTAGCCCAAGTTGTGCGCAGCATGCTTTGGAGACTGCACACCCATGAGGAAGCGGGCAGCGATGAACGTGGTTTGTGGCGTGAATGA
- a CDS encoding glycosyltransferase, whose amino-acid sequence MSSTKALLLSARMGGGHNGVARVISEELNSYGITCETRDFLDASPRMGRLLERGFKLEVERAPWAYQLEFWLWNTFSPMATITRRALQAFFQRGVVRWIEETEPDIIIALHPFSAQLLGQMRHQKNPVISHRPIATFLTDYSVHPLWVHPAVDLHLCVSETAAIQARNRAGANGEIVVTGPFVEARFFHPVDQHAAREALGIPNDRSVVLIASGSWGVGDIAQTFELLAAEEDLFPVALCGRNSDLQAQLERHGGGLSVGWTEEIRLYMAAADVVIQNAGGLTSLEAMAAQRPVISYRPIAGHGRENIAAMESVGATVWCHNEKQLVQQVRNLSLHPTEQVTKQLDQFQTAPHQPILELLHEARLTPTTRHGVWALRLTRTAAMLIVLFVVANLLSGVIGYHGLNLTRTANKSDYVYLSTRLPAPALLNPSIDSMIIDEGIGVVVTGQQAIAHPGAVRYAFHQGVQVINGGSGSSSDFNFILPENDLSTGRADLARVLGVQINAYLPQNTMNAVDLAWASLHHQTVIPARILAHHFNLTPHPGAILELNLSQLSVANAKAELQMEIKHLNTDHLTLAPFATLHGSQGVRA is encoded by the coding sequence ATGTCAAGCACTAAGGCACTCCTGCTCTCGGCGAGAATGGGAGGTGGCCACAACGGAGTAGCCCGAGTGATCTCGGAGGAGCTCAATAGCTACGGTATTACGTGTGAAACTCGCGATTTTCTTGATGCTTCCCCTCGTATGGGTCGGCTTTTGGAACGGGGTTTCAAACTTGAAGTCGAACGAGCCCCGTGGGCGTATCAACTCGAATTCTGGCTTTGGAACACCTTCTCCCCGATGGCCACCATCACGCGACGTGCACTGCAGGCCTTCTTCCAACGTGGCGTAGTTCGGTGGATTGAGGAGACCGAGCCCGACATCATTATCGCTTTGCACCCCTTTAGTGCACAGCTCCTCGGTCAGATGAGGCACCAAAAAAACCCGGTCATCTCACACCGACCGATTGCTACCTTCCTCACCGATTATTCCGTTCACCCACTCTGGGTTCACCCCGCCGTCGACCTGCACCTGTGCGTCTCGGAGACGGCAGCCATTCAGGCACGGAACCGAGCGGGTGCCAACGGAGAGATCGTGGTCACCGGACCCTTCGTTGAGGCTCGCTTTTTTCATCCTGTTGATCAGCATGCCGCGAGAGAGGCTCTCGGTATCCCCAACGACCGATCGGTCGTCCTCATCGCCTCAGGTTCCTGGGGGGTGGGGGACATCGCCCAAACCTTCGAGCTGCTCGCCGCCGAAGAGGATCTCTTTCCCGTTGCCCTGTGCGGACGTAACAGCGATCTGCAGGCACAACTCGAACGCCACGGTGGCGGACTGTCTGTCGGTTGGACCGAGGAGATACGCCTCTACATGGCGGCCGCCGACGTCGTCATTCAAAACGCGGGAGGATTGACCTCACTTGAGGCCATGGCGGCACAACGACCGGTGATATCGTACCGACCCATCGCTGGACATGGGCGCGAAAACATAGCAGCGATGGAGTCCGTCGGTGCGACAGTCTGGTGTCATAATGAGAAACAACTCGTCCAGCAGGTACGCAACTTAAGCCTCCATCCAACCGAACAGGTCACCAAACAACTGGATCAGTTTCAAACTGCGCCCCATCAGCCGATCCTGGAGCTCCTCCACGAAGCCCGGTTGACACCGACAACCCGCCATGGCGTGTGGGCGTTACGTCTGACAAGGACCGCCGCCATGCTGATCGTGCTCTTTGTGGTCGCTAATCTCCTGTCGGGCGTCATCGGCTATCATGGCCTCAACCTAACGAGAACCGCCAACAAATCCGACTACGTCTATCTCTCCACACGCCTCCCCGCACCGGCGCTTCTGAACCCGTCGATCGACAGCATGATCATCGACGAGGGCATCGGAGTCGTCGTCACCGGTCAACAGGCCATAGCCCATCCCGGCGCTGTACGGTACGCCTTTCACCAGGGGGTTCAGGTCATCAACGGTGGCAGCGGCAGCTCCTCGGACTTCAATTTCATCCTTCCCGAAAACGACCTCTCGACAGGACGCGCCGACCTGGCTCGGGTACTCGGGGTCCAGATCAACGCCTACCTCCCACAGAACACCATGAATGCCGTAGATCTCGCCTGGGCGTCACTCCACCACCAGACCGTCATCCCTGCTCGTATACTGGCCCACCACTTCAATCTGACACCGCACCCTGGCGCCATCCTCGAACTCAATCTGAGCCAGCTATCAGTCGCCAATGCGAAAGCCGAACTCCAGATGGAGATCAAACACCTGAACACTGACCATCTCACTCTCGCCCCCTTTGCAACCTTGCATGGGTCCCAAGGCGTGCGAGCATGA
- a CDS encoding polysaccharide deacetylase family protein, with translation MKTSTAVLTLASTRVALHAASFLTHSWILAPYTAPWLLGDGHPQSIALTFDDGPDPISTPLLLDLLDANDIKATFFMLGEMVDRQPGLARDILARGHELGTHGYWHKNHLIRSARSIRYDLARALASIETATGTRPTWYRPPYGVVTRADLTAAHAEGLRLVLWGTWGRDWRRQASSVSVMADLRSRFHPGVTILLHDSDCTSYPGSFQATLQALPQLIDLAHSQRLTFATLSRHGI, from the coding sequence ATGAAGACCTCAACCGCCGTCCTCACCCTTGCGAGCACCAGAGTTGCTCTCCATGCTGCATCCTTTCTCACACACAGCTGGATCCTCGCTCCCTACACCGCCCCCTGGCTCCTTGGGGATGGTCACCCCCAGTCCATTGCCCTGACCTTCGATGACGGCCCAGACCCAATCTCCACGCCACTGCTATTGGACCTTTTGGACGCTAACGACATCAAAGCGACGTTTTTTATGCTCGGCGAGATGGTAGATCGCCAACCGGGACTCGCCCGTGACATCCTCGCGCGAGGCCACGAACTCGGCACGCATGGCTACTGGCACAAGAATCACCTGATCCGCAGTGCCCGCAGCATCCGTTACGATCTCGCTCGCGCACTCGCGTCCATCGAAACCGCCACGGGGACCCGTCCCACCTGGTATCGGCCACCCTATGGTGTCGTCACACGAGCAGATCTCACCGCCGCCCATGCGGAGGGCCTGCGCCTGGTACTTTGGGGAACGTGGGGTAGGGACTGGCGGCGCCAAGCATCGTCGGTATCGGTGATGGCAGATCTACGGTCACGGTTCCACCCTGGCGTCACCATACTCCTCCATGACTCCGATTGCACCTCCTACCCGGGGTCGTTTCAGGCGACGCTGCAGGCTCTTCCTCAGCTCATCGACCTCGCCCATTCCCAGCGTTTAACCTTCGCCACCCTCTCCCGACACGGCATCTGA
- a CDS encoding AI-2E family transporter, with protein MTTQGSSHRYQGLGKQIFLAEIGIVGVILALVFVLYVKVLAIEVLVAIVGAIIVEPLVNLLRRLHFPRGAAVALTVFVAAGVLVGLLLIFSVPLYSAGIRLANDLPGLIQTVTHRKTRIVSLLRKFHLEHYLNLSAQGLAKFASTALEPALLAAKGVLSFLTDAVITAMLTVFFSLEGPKGIDVVVGMLPVERQQHLRSALHETGVAVSGYVLGNLATSIVAGVVVYITFRSLGLPFALLVSVWVGLVDLIPLVGGLLAGIPAVGLALLHGLVPAIILLVVFLVYQQIENHLLNPVILSHTVQLNPLWILLAVLIGAQLAGVPGALVGIPIASGFQVLARRLVAPWLRRRLRPEDSDAVSGEGGEG; from the coding sequence ATGACCACCCAAGGATCTTCCCATCGCTATCAAGGTCTGGGCAAGCAGATTTTCCTAGCAGAGATCGGCATCGTCGGTGTCATACTGGCACTGGTCTTTGTGCTGTACGTCAAAGTCCTTGCTATTGAGGTTCTCGTCGCGATCGTTGGCGCAATCATTGTCGAGCCACTGGTGAATCTGTTGCGACGTCTGCACTTTCCGCGTGGGGCCGCCGTCGCGCTAACCGTCTTTGTGGCTGCCGGAGTACTTGTCGGTCTTCTGCTGATCTTCAGTGTCCCGCTCTATTCGGCGGGCATACGGCTTGCTAATGATCTTCCCGGGCTCATCCAAACGGTGACCCATCGGAAAACGCGCATTGTGTCGTTGTTGCGTAAATTCCATCTTGAACACTATCTCAACCTCTCCGCCCAGGGGTTGGCGAAGTTTGCCAGCACCGCGCTAGAGCCGGCCCTCCTCGCCGCTAAGGGAGTACTATCGTTCTTGACCGACGCGGTGATCACGGCGATGCTGACGGTATTTTTCTCGCTTGAAGGTCCAAAGGGAATTGACGTGGTGGTTGGAATGCTGCCAGTCGAGCGGCAACAGCATCTACGGAGCGCTCTGCACGAGACGGGGGTGGCGGTCAGCGGTTACGTGCTCGGTAATCTTGCCACTTCGATCGTTGCTGGTGTCGTCGTCTACATCACCTTTCGATCCCTTGGGCTCCCCTTCGCACTGCTGGTCTCTGTCTGGGTTGGATTAGTCGACCTTATTCCACTGGTAGGTGGTCTGTTGGCAGGCATTCCCGCTGTTGGGCTCGCCCTCTTGCATGGGTTAGTACCGGCGATTATTCTCTTGGTGGTATTTCTTGTCTATCAACAGATAGAGAATCATCTTCTTAATCCAGTGATCCTTTCGCACACGGTGCAGCTCAATCCCCTCTGGATCTTGTTAGCCGTTTTGATCGGAGCACAGTTAGCAGGGGTTCCTGGAGCGCTGGTGGGGATCCCTATTGCCAGTGGTTTTCAAGTGTTGGCACGACGTCTGGTCGCGCCATGGCTACGTCGGCGGCTGAGGCCTGAGGATTCAGATGCCGTGTCGGGAGAGGGTGGCGAAGGTTAA
- a CDS encoding lysylphosphatidylglycerol synthase transmembrane domain-containing protein, protein MSTWRSKSGGSRRRTSRHLPTEQSREVITGTRRSLGKLIRHFAIRGIWGFAILLVVEYLVIPQIAGARKTLHLLSHANYWLIPLAILAEAFSLFAYAKLTSAVLPQPQPSLKSLAKVDLSGLAVSHVLPGGTASGAGLTVRLLNGLGVRGTDAGVALATQGIGSAVVLNLMLWLALIVSLPLFGFNILYLIVAGLGIVLMAAVIGLVLTLTRGNDRVVLLVDKLVRKLPFLRRFQAQLHAGIIRAGQRVRALASDPQLLKRAITWAACNWLFDALSLWIMLLAFGSLVNPDALLVSYGIANVAAAIPITPGGLGVVEGIMIPLITGFGTAKGIAILGVLSYRLFNFWIPIPIGVGTYVSLKLSRGEEITMELDRIDPPPDDEDKPKR, encoded by the coding sequence GTGAGCACTTGGCGGTCCAAGAGTGGTGGGAGTCGCCGTCGGACCTCTCGTCACCTTCCTACAGAACAGTCGCGCGAGGTCATCACTGGTACCCGACGTAGTCTAGGCAAACTGATCCGCCATTTCGCGATCCGCGGAATCTGGGGGTTCGCCATCCTCCTCGTCGTTGAGTACCTGGTGATTCCCCAAATCGCAGGGGCTCGCAAAACCCTACACCTCCTCAGTCATGCGAACTACTGGCTAATCCCGCTGGCGATTCTTGCCGAAGCATTTTCCCTCTTCGCCTACGCCAAACTCACCTCAGCCGTGTTACCCCAGCCACAACCCTCCTTGAAATCGCTGGCAAAGGTCGATCTCTCCGGACTCGCCGTCTCCCACGTGCTACCGGGTGGAACTGCGAGTGGCGCCGGACTCACTGTGCGGCTGCTGAACGGTCTCGGCGTCCGGGGAACCGACGCGGGTGTCGCCTTAGCCACCCAAGGCATTGGCTCGGCCGTGGTGCTGAACCTCATGCTCTGGCTTGCCCTGATCGTCTCGCTACCCTTGTTTGGGTTCAACATCCTCTACCTCATCGTGGCCGGGTTAGGGATTGTCCTGATGGCGGCGGTGATCGGGCTAGTACTCACTCTCACCCGAGGCAATGACCGTGTGGTCTTGCTCGTGGATAAGCTGGTGAGAAAACTTCCCTTCCTCAGACGTTTTCAAGCGCAACTACACGCAGGAATCATCCGCGCAGGCCAGCGAGTCCGTGCGCTCGCGAGTGATCCACAGCTCCTTAAGCGCGCTATCACCTGGGCTGCGTGCAACTGGCTCTTTGATGCGTTGAGTCTGTGGATCATGTTGCTGGCTTTTGGCTCGCTGGTCAACCCTGACGCCCTCCTCGTCAGTTACGGTATCGCCAACGTCGCCGCCGCGATCCCCATCACCCCTGGCGGACTCGGTGTTGTCGAAGGCATTATGATACCACTCATCACCGGCTTTGGTACCGCGAAGGGCATCGCGATCCTCGGGGTGCTCTCGTATCGCCTCTTCAACTTCTGGATTCCAATTCCGATCGGTGTCGGCACCTACGTCTCGCTCAAACTCAGCCGGGGAGAGGAAATTACTATGGAGCTCGACAGGATCGACCCACCCCCTGACGACGAGGACAAGCCAAAACGATGA